The Oryza sativa Japonica Group chromosome 11, ASM3414082v1 DNA window gcgtcttcctatttgccatccagaagaccaccgatccgtgtggtcttggacgggccgtcgcccagggcaacctccttgaccgggacctcgtcgcatgtgatcatccgctgcctcggggcggcggggacggaggtgccaagcctctcgtcgccaccctcgggcttggacgtggcggcgaggtggtccgcgcgctgctccatacaagcgagcgcgactttgaggtcgccatggacagagatggggccaccggggcccgacatcttcatctggaggtaggcgtaatggaccgccgccatgaacttcaccaacgcgggcctccctaggaccgcgttgtagggcagactgaggtccgccacatcaaagttcacccgctccgtgcggaagttggcggatccaccgaaggtgaccgggaggtcgatatgacctagcggccaagtgtgctcCGGCGTCACTCCGATaattggctgggacggccggagcaccatccccggggccttgatggcgtcaaaggctgcgggggaaaggatgttgagggctgctcctccatcaatgaggacacgccccagcttcacgttgcaaacagtgggggaaaccaccattgcgatctgccctccccgggcaacgcacggtgggtggtcggtctggtcgaaggtgaggacaacctccgaccaccgcgcccggcgcgtcgcctcatgagtaggggccgcggcctgaagctctcgcttcatggccttgaggctccggcgagaaacgtgagcacacgctcccccatcgacagtggcaatggtggccccaggctcttggaaacctaggtcatcatcgccgtcatcgatgtcctcggcgggggccttctgcttggcctcacttcgccgattgccggaaggaaccgccagggacttgccctctcggcgttcctgcctcctctcctcctcccacttcctcgtccgctcagccaaacttttgactgcgcggcagtccgcgaggtcgtgaagggaggtgttgtggacggtacaccacttgccggttgggcgctccctgctgggagcgccggcctccttctttttgtcgctcgcaggcctcccctttcgggtggcccgcgaagcgccctcgacggcgaggacatgaccctcgtcgtcggaatgggctgacctcttcttcctcctcctgtcacgccgccctgtccgagcagcggatccgggggcggccgaagctgccacaccggaaccggaggagttccaggtccatgcctcctccttacgagccactcggtccgcgagctgaaaaagctccgcggtagtctggggctccttggaggcgatcttttcgagcatgcggttgtgccgcacaccccccctgaacgcgtagatcactgcgtgtgcagggatgcatggtatggtgttgcggacttgacagaaccgctgaatgtacgagcgaagtgactcatcatcccttcgttgtactgcgtgcaagtccgcttcctcacctaggcgcggatatgtgccttgaaagttcatggtgaactgttggcacaaatcctcccaagagtggacggacgcgggtggcaagttcattagccaaccccgcgcctgtcccttcagggccatgggaaagaaattcgccatgaccctgtcgtcacccccggcggcctcgatcccggtcgtgtagacctggagaaactcggcggggttgacgctcccgtcatatttttcggcgatggtgggccggaaccttgggggccaacggacgttccgaaggctcgccacaaaggctctatagccgacaccaccaaccgggggcacggagggctgatccccgcgtccgtgttgaggtgacactctggacgaggaggcgccctccgttgcgtgggcttcacgtcggccattacgccggcgctcgatgccgatgcgggcatctggccccccacgcagatcttcccgggtcggaggcgctgacgagggagtggcagccgaatggcgagcaatagccgccgctcgccgcgccctccgccttgacgacacggagccggtagtagcagcgccagaggtcttggtggcggaggaccgcccaccagcacctaggcgctgccgtgccgtcatgaccaagttggccacgtcgtccagccaacgttgggctggagactccgggtcagggacgacgggcgggtgacgtaggagcgcgcccgcagcttggagcgcgccctggggcgtgctgccgtcgccgtagacgaggaggcgacgctccccatctcaccgcccttctccatcacccgtggatgtcgaagtcgcggatccttcgaccctctcgagcgcctcctcccgcctaggactttggcgtggagggggcggtggagtacgagatcgacggcgtgggttcggctccccgtcgtcaccgctaacactcggagagaggttgtgcgcctttgcttgttcggccattgggctaaacaggaaaagcttggcgcacacgaaagaatgcgagagcttagaaaaacacacgcagagccccctacctggcgcgccagatgacggagcgtggggctcctcaccgggagaccgcgcaggcccccctttgccggttcggccgggggccctgggtgaggttctaagctcctaAGATGAcggaaagttcgcgagaatggaaacacacaagacacgggcgatgtatacaggttcgggccgctgagaagcgtaataccctactcctgtgttttggtggatctgtgtatgaagaagctacaaagagctcGAGAGCCCGAGCGCCCTTACTCTAGAAaccctcttcttccttttttcctctcctgCTCCAGTATTCCCAGAGTCGTCCccctctctaagtgggcaaggtcctccttttatatctcaaggggataccacatgcaccatctctcttttgtgtgtggggacttatcctatctttttttCCAACTTGACTtcccttctcttcataaatggacggagatttgtatggttgccatccgaatgaccttctgatgggacggcccatacctacctccacttctgtcGGAAGCaagcgcgacgtgggaacatggctgtctgctgacaacatgaccagtgtcagaccggtcacaaatcggtcattcttgtccaccacgtgtcagtttagcaatctgcatgttcgcccttcttcatacaatatcttgcttgtaatggttaggatgaagcctggcatatatctgaccggggccaacgtgccatcttcaggagctaacacgccggctccggctagggacgagtgctcggaggctctcatcctgacgggatggggcgaggcgtgcgtcagaccgcctgtcgccacctaacccacgatctgatcggtctgtgaccagtcacagaccggatagACGAGCACGCTGCACTGcgtggcgtgacgcgctcgtctaaaccgcaataaatacggttaggtgagccccgctgtgctcacctaacccatacacgcggcgcaaaacccacaaggggtcggggcgcctcagccctcggggccgaaacgggagtggtccgacccctcggggagacaaagaggggggcggccatatcaccctcgggcccgacccccccgagggggtcaggccacgtgggtgattgctcctgcccaagcctcAAGTCATagtactcccggtcccatgtcaccgacaaacaGTCTttcttgaagcctgcattaaacacttatttcccatggcttgctgagtacttccgtactcacccttgctctatataaataatccccccagttgctgaagaagatgaagcggatcccactgacgaggagttcttccaggagcaagccggctacgatgagttttaggatttcggcctagttcccaagtcgcgcctgtgatgtttggtccaagtctggCTTCCGttccccttttgtaatgcagttgtgagctcgggttctgtccgcagcccaacatgactgtactcctactctataataaagagacctctgttgctgtgatattctgtcttcctgtgataccagcactgttttcctgggactggtatcggttaacaggttaatttggagcgtcacgagctagttccgctcgggactagttcggggcgtgacaaacTACAATTTAATAATAAAGTTATCAGAAAACTACATATTATATGGTTTAAATCCATAGTACTAATGTTATATTTAAGTTATAAACACCCAAGTGTTGAGATTAAATTGGCGCTAAaactatagttttatgatattttGTTTACCAAACCTATAATTTTCTGATAACTTTATTACTAAACTTGTATAATAAATCTATAGTTCTTTGATAGATTTCGTacaaaatctgtagttttgtgacaatcttaaatatgtagctttTATAGTTTGATCAAAAATATTTGTGGTTCTTTGAaatttacttttaattttaagaCCAACTAAGCATTTGTCTCAAGAGTGTATTGCTTGCCAAGCTATATGCATGCGTGTGCGTACTTTATTTTAGTGGCCACACCATATGTAACTTTTCAATAATGCGTCCATTAATGGCCACATATATGCCAGATTATTGCATTCGACTATACGTGCTATGTGCATCAGAAatcttgaaagaaaaaaaaaaagcaaaacgaGCTCAACTTTTAGTACGATAAAGCGCGATAACTAATTAAAAACACATACCCTTTCATACTACTAAGTACTAAcgtgatcattcgttttattaaaaaaatttatataattaaaatttattttattatgacttgatttatcattaaatgttttttaagctcacataagtattttttatatttgtacaaagaTTTTagataaaacgaatgatcaaacgttgataAGAAGTCGACGGCATTCTCTATTAAAACacagatggagtatatatgGTTAATAAGTGTAGTGTTAAAAAAATGTTGCTTAGAATATTTCACCATCCAATCCATTTGCATTGGTCATACATGACGTAGATCTTTAATTAGCTCCAAGTTGATAAATTAAGCTTTTTTCGAAGATGCTGTCGTCGTGGATGGTCTATCTCGATCTCAATCCTTTCGAGACTTTTGAGACGTACAGCAATTTTCGATCGTAGTGCAGGTTTACGTGGCGTACATGAGCACGTAATGCATGTGATTAGTTCTAATTTAATATAGCAAGAACTAGTGGATTATTGCATCAGACTCGTCGTTCATTCGTCTAAATTAATTAGTGTTATTCAACGCAACATCAGCTTTGCAAGGTCTCGTTCAACAATGATTTTCCTTTTGACTTTTTTGCCATTGTTCAACATTTGAATCTCATCTCCGAGGGATTTTGCACACATGGAGGAGTATATCAAGTTTTAACATTTCTAATTACTATTTAAGCTTATCCTAATTAACTCACATGAGTTATCTGATCCTTGGACTGTCATCGAATATGCTTTGGTAATCCTATATTTCCTTGACTTGGATGATAAAGATGGCATCCTTGCTGGTGATACGTACTCGTATAATTATTAATCCTATCCAACAAAAGTTCTATAAAATAATATTGGAATGCTATTGTTGGGTGTGTTCGACAGCTATTGCTATTGTTGTTGCAGCTTGCAGCGGCGTTCAATTATCATTATACGATACATATTCTCaattctcttctctcttataaGTAATTACATTATACGATGAATATTCTCAATTCTCTTATAAGTAATTATACACTTAAATCCGTAGTATCATGTTTCTACCTTTTTCGCAGTATAAAAACTCCGACTATAACGGATAACCCATAGCTTGTAGTACAAGTGTTCTCAACATCaaacaatattaaaaaaaatacaatttctTTTGTGTGACTCTACATCAAACAATATCCATTTAAGTTTTTTTCTACGGACCACCTGGGTTTGTCATGGGGTTTACTCCCATCCAACCTGTCACTTTCACCTATTATTATTACTGGATTATTACTACACTACTACATCGTGGTAACTTCCTGGGTGCCCCGTAGCGTTTTTACCCTATACTCGCACAGTCCAACCACACCACGCCCTCTTTTAATCGCCACACGCCCCCCAAAAATTCCACCCCAACAAACACCAACACACCCACCTTCTCCCCCTCTTCGTCTTCCCCCAATTCAAGAAGCGGAGGAGAGAGCGCGGCGGGGGTGGAGAGAAGGTTCTAGATTGTTCTGGAGGTGGAGGGATGTGGGGGCGGCAGTActggggcggcggccggcggccgagcggcggcggcggcggggtggtggtGATGTTCGCGTGGCTGTCGAGCCAGGAGCGGCAGGTGCGGGCGTACGTGGAGCTGTACGCGGCGCTCGGGTGGGCGTGCCTCGTCTGCCACTCCGAGTTCCTCACCCTgtgcgtctctctctctcttcctctctttctgcATCTTGGCAATTTCGCATGGTtgtggatttgttttgttttttttttgtttgtttcatggaTTTTTGGTGGTTCTTGGGGGTCGGTGAGTGGCGCGTGGATGTGGGAGAATGATTTAGATGATAGTACTATGATATTGTACAGGCGTGCAAGGAAGTAGATTATATTTTTGTCTTGATTCTGGTTCCAAGTGTTCTTGAACACCTGGCACCGACTCCTTGGAGTTGATGAGTGTAAATTTTAGGGTGTTTGATTAATTGGACTGTTTTGATTAATTCCAGAAGCTTTTTAGAATTTTAGTTTTGTTCAGTTCTCAGGATTGGAATAGGAGGACAGCAAAATTCGTTCTCCTGTGTAATCAGTTAGTCGTGTGTAGGACTATATTTCTGTTCAAGAATTCTAGATCGGCAAATTGGATGAACTGGCGTATGCCGGATAGCCAGGGGAGATATCATGTTGCTTGTTCTTGGAAAACCTATGAAAATAGATATTTAATCTAGGTGAAATATATGAGTTGAACTGATCATACCATTTGATTTGGTGTTTTGTGCAGGTTTTTCCCTGATAAGGCTGCCATGCTTGCTGATAGGGTGCTTGCAGAACTAGTTAAGGTCAGTCATTAGGTATAATTGTTTAAGAGGATGCACACTCCTACAAGTTGGATACTCTTTCAACTTGGCCTTAGTTTATTTCCATGTGGATCATACTTACATGCCAATGTATTTGATTGTTAATCGGTGAAATACTGAAAtccgctgaatttgtctttggTATCCAGGAACTGAAGGTTAGACCTGTACCTGTTGTGTTTGCCTCATTCTCTGGAGGCCCAAAAGGCTGCACATACAAGGTTCTTCAGGTAATGGAACTCTATGTCCCTTCTGCTCAACAATTTATCTGTTGCTGCCAATGTCttagtattaaaaaaaatatgttttcattGACAGCTGATCGAGAGAAGATGCGAGGGTCAACTGAGCCTGGTATAGTTTTCTGCTTTCTTCCTTTGTTGTACGCACTTTGCTCATTACAGTTTAGCCTAGAGCTATATTGCCGAAAATAAAAtagtgtaggaaaattttgaccCATGTTGGTGAAAgcttcatatatattttcttctcaCTACAGGAGGAGTATCAACTTGTAAGAGACTGTCTTTGCGGGCAGATGTACGACTCGAGTCCTGTAGATTTTGTTAGTGATTTGGGCACCCGATTTCTCCTTCACCCAAGTGTCCTGAAGATGTCTCAACCGCCTCGTATCCTATCATGGATGACTAGAGGCATTGCCTCGGGACTAGACACGCTGTTCATTGGCAAATTTGAAGCGCAACGTGCAGAATATTGGGACACACTATACTCATCAGTGGTATGTCACTCTGTTCTCTCAGTGACTTGTAATCTGATTGTCAACGGAAGTGTTTGTGGATATCTGAGTAAACATTGGTCTATTGTACTTTCAGCATGTTGGTCCAATACTCATATTCTGTTCTGAAGACGATGAACTTGCTCCGTGTTCAATTGTTCAAAAATTTGGTCGACGTCTGCTGGAGCTTGGTGGTGATGTGAACCTAGTTAAATGGCAAAATTCTCCTCATGTAGGTGAGCTTCTTATTCCATGTTATATATCAAACTACACCTCCTTTCAGTATTGGATTGTCCTAAATTAGGATGACATGAAGTTTGACAAAATATGACCATCTTTTAGCATTTCTCCCCAGTAATTGTTTATCTATTGATATGTTACTCCAGACAAAGTCCAGAAATAGTGCTAGGAGTTAATTGTTTATGTTGGCCCTCTAAAATTTCCAAAAATAGTGTTGAATTGATTTAATTTATATTGTGGACCCATTTGTGGGCTAGACTTATCTGTTTGCCCACACCCTGTGGATTCCAACAAGTCCACTTGAGATTTGAGTCAGTTGAGAGATAAGATGTGGATGCATGTTTTCATTATATCTTTGGAAATGAGTTAGGATAACTTGGGACAAGATTGGCTAAGTTCCAAAATTCCAATCAGTAGAGATGCTATAGTTAGTAGATTGTGTCCTGGTCAAATAAAGGACGGCCGATGCATTGCTTAAAATTATCAAATAATACTAAACGCAAAAGTTGGTCCAAAGTAGGCTGGCCTAATGGTGCCTTTAGTCATTCTTGGAAATGTGATCCCCCTTCGAAGTTGCAACTCTCAGAAGTAGCTGTCTAATTTACCAAGTTATACTCGCGTCCTTACATGAAAACTTTAATGCTTTTCCTGTTATATTCCCACTCCATCCGAATGTTACTGTAATCTATAGTTTTAGTTGGACTAAATAATAAGAATCATAGTATGCTATATCGATATTTGCTAAAATCTCGTAACGTCTAAAAAGTCATGTGTTGTGTTGGCCATATGGTAAAATTAAAATGTATAAAGATACTTATTGAATCAATCCCTAGCTTATATCATTAAAAATGTGCTATTCCACCTTGCAAGAATTTGTTGCTGAGAAACTTTTGTCATCCTCACTAAATCATCTGAAATCCTAATTCATGAGGCATGATTCGTTTCAACGCTCAGAAGTTGCATATGACAAGCCATGTTTACATGTATGGATTAGGACTACTTTCTTCGCCAGGCACGAATTAGGATTATCACTCTCTTATAGCTTTATCTCTACTTTGCGCTATGACTACAATATTCTGTGTTGCAACTTATCAGTTTTTCTTCACAATTGTCTTGCAGGTCACTACAAGCATCATCCTGAGGAATACCGAGCTGCAGTAACTGAGCTACTCACAAAGGCTTCAATGCTTTACATGAGCAGGAGGCAACTTAACAGCTATGATCTAGGCACAAGTGAGCATAGCGACATGTTGGCCTCCGACGTGCATAAAGCTGGCACGAATTCAAACAACAGGCTAAGAAGGGCACCAGATGATCCGATTGACCATTTCTTGCTACCGAGTTCCATGGAGTATCATGAAAGCAGCAACGAAGAGCCGAAACCGGAGTTGTTCAACATGCCCAGTGTGGAAAGCATTAACAACCCCCATGGAGTGTTGGGTCAGATGCTTTACGATGTATGCGTCCCCAAGAACGTAGAAGGCTGGGACTTCAAGCCTTCTGCATCAATAAACGGGAGGCATATAAATTCTATTGCTCGTCAGCATGGCACTTTCAATCCGATAAAATGCATACGGCGCTCAAAATTGTAAAAATGTTCAACTGGAGTACCCTGATGCATATAGCTGACCAGTGTATACTATGAGAGAACATTGTTTGATGGATGCTGGTGAAAATTTGAGATACCTGCTATCCATTGAATAAAATGCGAGATATTTTTGTAGATAAAGTAATGAAGTATAATATGTTACTATTGCTGAGGAACTGCGCATATGTACATGAGTGCTTTATTATTTCTGTTGCTCTACTCACTGCCTTTTGGATTGCTTGGTACATGCCTACTGATTAAGTGAAATAGCAGCTcatgctttaaaaaaaataaaagataaaatatattttagaatgttGTTGTGTTGTCAATTTGATGAATGATGAACCAACCTGGAACTGGGATAATCACTATCCCAGAAGAATAATTCAATTGCTCCAATGGAAAATAAACGGAACTTAGGGCGAAAAACCATCCCAAACACAGAACTGGACACTTGAATGGAGATTCCAATTCTCATAGAGTCATTggggataaaaaaaaatcgaagaaTTCAGGATTTCAAAGTTACAGAGGAAAGCTCCACATTTCCACAAGGACTTGTTTGTGGGCCGAAACAGGTATACCAATGGGCCGTTAGCTCATTGGGCCGCACCAGAAGGTGCAGGTGGCCCATGCACGCTCGCGCGGGTGGAGCTTGCTACTTGGGTCCGTGGGATGGTGATCCGATGGTTTCCGTGGGCGCGCTGTGGGGCAAGTTTAATACCACATCGAAAGCCAACAGAAAAGATAAGCAGCTTATAACCGCGCGCGCTGCAGCCAGGCCGTCACTTCGGTGACATCCgataaaattggaacgatacaGAGAAGATTAGCATGGCCCCTGCGCAAGGATGACACGCACAAATCGAGAAATAGTCCAAATTTTTTTGAGATTTCTGCCCAGGTCCCTGGAGCCCATAGTTTTCCTTTCAGATCTGCCCCTGGACCATTCTTTTCGCGCCCTTGCCTATTCCGACTTCTTACATCCAGGCCCTTTCATCTTAACAGTTTTCCCCTCACAGTTTCGAGACATCCATGTCCTTCCCTTTTGCACCTTCTTATTTTCCAGCATATTACAATTAGGTCCTTTTTGTAATTGCTGTTCTCTTCCGGGTTCATCTTCTCCCATCTGCTGATTCCAAGTTACTACTCTTATCAGGTGGTAATGACATGACAATGCCACTACGATTATTAACCACTTCTTGTTGGCTGAACCGGGGAACCCTCGTTGAAAACgttgcttttaaaaaatttcCAACTATTTTTTGTCTAGATGATTTGGCCATCTGTCTTGGCCTTTTTTTGAGTGTATCAATAAATGGCATGAATGGTAAAAAAAGGCCCTCGACATTATAAAAAATGGTTAGGGTGGGTTTTAGTATTGTATACTTCCTCCTTTATCAAAAGAATATTATTTTAGAACGTATATTAGCTACACAATTTTGGCTATGTACATCTCTTTGTCGATGTAGACTGGGTTTAATCAATCcgttatctttaaaaaaaagcttACACAAGTTAACTTCAATCATGATTATAAATTTGTAATATAGGTTTTGACTTTTGAGTacacgaatcttttaagcctaatgacatattaattagacttaataaatttatctcacagtttacaggtgaaatctgtaatttgttttgttattagtttatatttaatacttcaaatgtatgtccatatattcgatgtgatacgccaaaacttttcaccacTGGATCTAAACATAGCCTATGAATGCATGGATGCACCCTCCactcaacacgcttttggcggTTTGTGTTCGCCAACCAACAGTCAGCCACAACcgcatctatctatctaccgtTCATTCATTCAGAAATTTCAGACGTCAGACTGAAGAAGATAAGAAGAAAACTGGAAGAATTTGGCAACTGGAAGATGCAGGCAGTTTGAACTGCTCAATGTGGATATGTGAAGCAAATTTCAGACTCGGAGAAGAGTGACAGACACTGAAAGGCTTGGCTACCACAGGTTTTAGAAAGTTCTGTTCATAAGTTTCTAAAATGAAGTCATTCTACTTACAAGAATAAACTCTCCAGTAATCAGTCGAGGTTGATCATAATATTCATTTGGCAATTGATAAGCAATAACGTAATGTTCTGGCTGTCAGGGCTTACGACTGAATTATCTAGCAGCAGGGCTTACGACTGAATTATCTAGCAGCAGGGCTTACGACTGAATTATCTAGCAGCAAAATTACTGCAGA harbors:
- the LOC4350916 gene encoding uncharacterized protein isoform X1 gives rise to the protein MWGRQYWGGGRRPSGGGGGVVVMFAWLSSQERQVRAYVELYAALGWACLVCHSEFLTLFFPDKAAMLADRVLAELVKELKVRPVPVVFASFSGGPKGCTYKVLQLIERRCEGQLSLEEYQLVRDCLCGQMYDSSPVDFVSDLGTRFLLHPSVLKMSQPPRILSWMTRGIASGLDTLFIGKFEAQRAEYWDTLYSSVHVGPILIFCSEDDELAPCSIVQKFGRRLLELGGDVNLVKWQNSPHVGHYKHHPEEYRAAVTELLTKASMLYMSRRQLNSYDLGTSEHSDMLASDVHKAGTNSNNRLRRAPDDPIDHFLLPSSMEYHESSNEEPKPELFNMPSVESINNPHGVLGQMLYDVCVPKNVEGWDFKPSASINGRHINSIARQHGTFNPIKCIRRSKL
- the LOC4350916 gene encoding uncharacterized protein isoform X2 is translated as MWGRQYWGGGRRPSGGGGGVVVMFAWLSSQERQVRAYVELYAALGWACLVCHSEFLTLFFPDKAAMLADRVLAELVKELKVRPVPVVFASFSGGPKGCTYKVLQLIERRCEGQLSLEEYQLVRDCLCGQMYDSSPVDFVSDLGTRFLLHPSVLKMSQPPRILSWMTRGIASGLDTLFIGKFEAQRAEYWDTLYSSVHVGPILIFCSEDDELAPCSIVQKFGRRLLELGGDVNLVKWQNSPHVTTSIILRNTELQ